One genomic window of Glycine soja cultivar W05 chromosome 9, ASM419377v2, whole genome shotgun sequence includes the following:
- the LOC114425664 gene encoding lipid phosphate phosphatase 2-like, whose product MPEDQLNRHTIRSHGAKVARTHMHDWLILLLLVIIDGILNVIEPFHRFVGEGMMSDLRYPLKDNTIPFWAVPIVAILLPIAIILVYYLIRKDVYDFHHAILGLLFSVLITAVITDAIKDGVGRPRPDFFWRCFPDGKGVFDPVTRNVRCTGDKSVIKEGHKSFPSGHTSWSFAGLGFLAWYLSGKIKAFDRRGHVAKLCIVFFPLLVAAMIAVSRVDDYWHHWQDVFTGGLIGLTISSFCYLQFFPPPYDTDGWGPHAYFQMLAEPNGVQTSSNSNYAQHAEVQILSVCIPPQHDGDNARIH is encoded by the exons ATGCCAGAAGATCAGTTGAACAGACACACGATCAGATCACATGGAGCTAAAGTGGCAAGGACACATATGCATGACTGGTTGattcttttgcttcttgttATCATTGATGGGATCTTGAATGTGATAGAACCATTTCACCGTTTTGTTGGAGAGGGGATGATGTCCGACTTGAGATACCCGTTGAAAGATAATACTATACCCTTTTGGGCTGTTCCA ATTGTAGCAATATTGTTGCCAATAGCAATCATTCTTGTTTACTATCTCATCCGAAAGGATGTTTATGACTTCCACCATGCTATCTTGG GCCTTTTATTTTCTGTACTCATTACTGCGGTGATAACGGATGCTATCAAAGATGGTGTTGGACGGCCACGCCCAGATTTCTTCTGGCGTTGTTTCCCTGATGGAAAAGGG GTGTTTGATCCAGTAACAAGGAATGTTAGATGTACTGGAGATAAGAGTGTTATTAAGGAAGGGCACAAAAGTTTTCCAAGTGGACATACCTCTT GGTCCTTTGCTGGACTTGGTTTTCTTGCATGGTATCTATCCGGGAAAATTAAGGCATTTGACCGTAGGGGCCATGTTGCAAAGCTTTGTATTGTTTTCTTTCCGCTTCTTGTGGCAGCTATGATTGCTGTCTCTCGTGTTGATGATTATTGGCATCATTGGCAAGATGTTTTTACTGGAGGGCTTATAG GTTTGACAATCTCTTCCTTTTGTTACTTACAATTCTTTCCACCTCCATATGACACAGATG GATGGGGACCTCATGCATATTTCCAGATGTTGGCTGAACCTAATGGCGTTCAAACTTCTTCGAACAGCAATTATGCGCAGCATGCTGAGGTTCAGATTCTATCTGTGTGTATCCCACCTCAACATGATGGCGATAATGCAAGGATACATTGA